Proteins encoded by one window of Synechococcus sp. WH 7805:
- a CDS encoding SulP family inorganic anion transporter has protein sequence FCPPQLLALVIGTLLSLTVFGDVELRRIGTFTAEFPTFQVPTFSTDQIRLMVVNGAVLGMLGCIDALLTSVVADSLTRTEHDSNKELIGQGLGNVMSGLFGGLPGAGATMGTVVNIQAGGRSALSGIVRALILMLVILLAAPLASRIPLAVLAGIALKVGFDIIDWSFLKRAHHLSIKAACITYGVIALTVLVDLIWAVFIGVFVANVLTIERMTALQAKGVKTITTTDDDVELPEQEQALLDQASGRLLLFQLTGPMIFGVAKTISREHNAIEDCDAVLFDLSEVSHLGVTASLALENAIKEAVEVGRSVYLVVIAGSATRTRLEKLKLLELLPEHHVSEDREEILRRAVGELPVLQEV, from the coding sequence GTTTCTGTCCTCCCCAGCTACTGGCACTTGTGATCGGCACGTTGCTGTCGTTAACGGTCTTCGGGGATGTGGAACTCCGCCGAATTGGCACGTTCACAGCTGAGTTCCCCACCTTTCAGGTCCCAACGTTCTCCACGGATCAGATTCGCCTGATGGTGGTGAACGGTGCGGTTCTGGGCATGCTCGGCTGCATTGATGCGTTGCTCACATCTGTTGTGGCTGACAGCCTCACCCGCACAGAGCATGACTCCAATAAAGAATTGATTGGTCAGGGTCTTGGCAATGTGATGTCGGGGCTGTTTGGCGGTCTTCCCGGTGCAGGGGCAACGATGGGAACTGTTGTGAATATTCAGGCCGGTGGACGATCCGCCCTTTCAGGAATCGTGCGTGCGCTGATTCTGATGCTGGTGATCCTGCTTGCGGCCCCATTGGCTTCTCGCATCCCCTTGGCCGTTCTCGCGGGCATCGCTCTCAAGGTCGGTTTCGACATCATCGACTGGAGCTTTCTCAAGCGGGCGCATCATCTCTCGATCAAGGCGGCCTGCATCACCTATGGCGTGATCGCACTCACTGTTTTGGTTGATTTGATCTGGGCCGTGTTCATCGGGGTGTTCGTTGCGAATGTCCTCACGATCGAGCGGATGACAGCGCTTCAGGCCAAAGGGGTGAAGACGATTACCACGACTGATGATGACGTTGAACTTCCTGAGCAGGAGCAGGCTTTGCTCGATCAGGCCTCAGGTCGACTTTTGCTCTTCCAGCTCACCGGCCCGATGATTTTTGGTGTAGCCAAGACGATCAGTCGCGAACACAACGCCATCGAAGATTGCGACGCTGTGTTGTTTGACCTGAGCGAAGTCTCTCACCTGGGTGTGACGGCATCGTTGGCGCTGGAGAATGCCATCAAGGAAGCCGTGGAAGTCGGCCGTTCTGTTTATCTGGTCGTGATTGCTGGATCAGCCACACGCACTCGTCTCGAGAAGCTGAAGCTTCTTGAACTTCTTCCCGAGCACCACGTGAGCGAAGATCGCGAAGAGATTCTTCGCCGAGCCGTCGGCGAGCTTCCCGTTCTTCAGGAGGTCTGA
- the pyrC gene encoding dihydroorotase: MQDSPSRLVLRRPDDWHVHLRDGAMLRAVVPATARVFARAIVMPNLKPPVTTVDQARAYRERIMEAVPADTRFEPLMTAYLTDHLDPSELERGFTEGVFTAAKLYPANATTNSAAGVSDLSKISEVLERMEAIDMPLLIHGEVTDCDVDVFDREAAFIETHLIPLRKRYPALRIVLEHITTQQAVDFISNASLAGDSRIAATITPHHLHLNRNAMFMGGLRSDFYCLPVVKRECHRRALVKAATSGLPCFFLGTDSAPHPRSGKESACGCAGIFNAMHALESYATVFEQEGALDRLEGFASEHGPRFYGLSPNAETLTLVKQEQIVPMRLESTPSIQLGDAGLEAGEWPVLFHAGETLTWSVHVDGQAETN; encoded by the coding sequence TTGCAGGACAGTCCCAGCCGTCTGGTGCTTCGCCGTCCTGATGACTGGCATGTGCACCTTCGGGATGGAGCCATGCTCAGAGCCGTCGTTCCTGCGACAGCCAGGGTGTTTGCCAGGGCGATTGTGATGCCCAACCTGAAACCACCCGTGACCACGGTGGATCAGGCGCGCGCTTACCGGGAGCGAATTATGGAGGCAGTTCCAGCGGATACGAGGTTCGAGCCGCTGATGACGGCCTATCTCACTGATCACTTGGATCCTTCCGAGCTTGAGCGTGGTTTCACTGAGGGTGTGTTCACCGCAGCCAAGCTTTACCCCGCCAACGCCACAACCAATTCAGCCGCTGGCGTGAGTGATCTGTCCAAGATCAGTGAGGTTTTGGAGCGGATGGAGGCCATCGACATGCCCCTGCTCATTCACGGAGAGGTGACCGATTGTGATGTGGATGTTTTTGACCGGGAAGCCGCGTTCATCGAAACCCACCTGATCCCCCTTCGGAAGCGCTATCCAGCCCTGCGGATCGTGCTTGAACACATCACCACTCAACAGGCCGTCGATTTCATCAGCAATGCAAGCCTGGCGGGTGATTCCCGCATCGCGGCCACCATCACGCCTCACCATCTGCATCTCAACCGTAATGCGATGTTCATGGGTGGTCTGCGCAGCGACTTCTACTGCCTTCCGGTGGTGAAGAGGGAATGCCATCGACGCGCTCTAGTCAAGGCAGCCACCAGTGGTCTCCCCTGTTTCTTCCTTGGGACCGATTCAGCCCCGCATCCACGTTCAGGTAAGGAATCGGCTTGTGGATGTGCCGGCATCTTCAACGCGATGCATGCTCTCGAGAGCTACGCCACCGTTTTCGAACAGGAGGGGGCCCTGGATCGTCTCGAGGGCTTTGCCAGTGAGCATGGGCCCCGGTTCTACGGTCTTTCTCCGAACGCTGAAACCCTCACGCTCGTGAAACAGGAACAGATCGTTCCCATGCGCCTCGAATCGACGCCGTCGATCCAGCTTGGGGACGCGGGACTCGAAGCCGGTGAATGGCCGGTTCTGTTTCATGCCGGCGAAACGCTGACCTGGTCGGTGCACGTCGATGGGCAAGCGGAGACCAACTGA
- a CDS encoding glucosidase, which yields MATSVMSTTQLGEEPMELVRARERDENLKPWDLWGTYLSDRQWGTVREDYSDDGNAWNSFPFDDSHLRAYRWGEDGLLGLSDANGLLCFAPVLWNGKDPVLKERLFGLGNPEGNHGEDLKDTMYHLAGTPTCSYAKALYRYPQERFPYEQLREENQRRSRDETEFELVDTGIFSGNRFFDLNVEYAKVSPEDLLIRLTVTNQGSEAAELHLLPSLWFRNTWDWGDEDSARPRIRLADGAVVSDALQGLSSYNLNCSDQGTWLFTENATNTERLYNQPLRQPFVKDAFHRYLIEGQTDAVNPIGEGTKAAFHLQRHLEPGEVWQVNLRLCRHDHHGTKDPDPMESAQVESILSQRRQDWEDYLSWIAPGLSQDDRAIHAAAAAGLFWYRKFYNWYVARWLRGDTNGPRPPEQRWHTENAYWSTLRTRNIISMPDCWEYPYFCQWDLMVHAVAFAEIDPGEAKRQARMLRQASVTANNGQSPAYEWALSDANPPIGAWATLRIFQISKRSNGQKDFPFLRASLRELLLEYGWWANRTDRNGDSLFEGGFLGLDNIAIFDRRYPLKDGSRIEQSDGTAWMGMLSLNMLEACVLLSDDRAEYKGLCERFVSDFSRLTYALNSPSGRGFVNWDEQDGFYYDVLKRPDGSSDYLRTRSLSGLIPLLAIATFDAETVNSIPALDVRNYINELGKERGAPFDAISHLGTWNRDRVLFSIVPPERLRRILTRVFDEQEFLSPYGIRSLSKVYKDNPYSYQQGDDYATISYSPADSPVAMFGGNSNWRGPIWMPINYLLIEALQKFSHFFGDDFRMEFPTGSGRELNLWQISLELEKRLIGIFRRDANGRRAFNGSVEQFQNDPLWRDLLLFNEYFHGCSGVGVGASHQTGWSAIVAKMITQLNRWQG from the coding sequence ATGGCAACCTCCGTAATGTCCACCACCCAACTCGGCGAAGAGCCGATGGAGCTGGTTCGAGCCAGGGAGCGGGATGAGAACTTGAAGCCCTGGGATCTCTGGGGGACTTATCTCAGTGATCGCCAGTGGGGAACTGTCCGAGAGGATTATTCCGACGACGGGAACGCCTGGAACTCCTTTCCCTTTGATGACAGCCACTTGCGGGCCTACCGCTGGGGTGAAGATGGTTTGCTCGGTCTGAGCGATGCCAACGGTCTGCTCTGCTTCGCTCCCGTGCTTTGGAACGGGAAAGATCCAGTGCTCAAGGAACGCCTGTTCGGCCTGGGCAACCCCGAAGGCAATCACGGTGAAGACCTGAAAGACACGATGTACCACCTGGCGGGTACACCCACATGCAGCTATGCCAAGGCGCTGTACCGCTATCCGCAGGAACGCTTTCCCTACGAACAGCTGCGCGAAGAGAACCAACGCCGCAGCCGGGATGAGACTGAATTCGAGTTGGTCGACACCGGAATTTTCTCTGGAAACCGCTTCTTCGATCTGAACGTCGAATACGCGAAGGTGTCGCCAGAGGATCTATTGATCCGTCTCACGGTGACCAACCAGGGATCAGAAGCCGCGGAGCTTCATCTGCTTCCCAGTCTCTGGTTCCGCAACACTTGGGACTGGGGCGATGAAGACAGCGCACGTCCGCGCATTCGTCTTGCAGACGGAGCAGTGGTGAGCGATGCATTGCAAGGGTTGTCGTCTTACAACCTCAATTGCAGCGATCAAGGCACTTGGCTGTTCACGGAGAACGCAACCAACACCGAGCGCCTTTACAACCAACCGCTGCGCCAGCCCTTCGTGAAAGATGCCTTTCACCGGTATCTGATCGAAGGGCAAACAGACGCCGTGAACCCGATTGGAGAAGGAACAAAAGCGGCATTCCACCTCCAACGACATCTGGAGCCAGGTGAGGTCTGGCAGGTCAATCTTCGCCTCTGCCGGCATGACCATCACGGAACGAAAGATCCCGACCCGATGGAGTCCGCCCAAGTTGAATCAATCCTCAGTCAGCGACGCCAGGACTGGGAGGATTATCTGAGTTGGATCGCTCCAGGTCTGTCTCAAGACGACCGCGCAATCCATGCCGCTGCTGCTGCCGGATTGTTCTGGTACCGCAAGTTTTACAACTGGTACGTGGCCCGTTGGTTACGTGGTGACACCAACGGGCCAAGACCACCGGAACAGCGATGGCATACCGAGAACGCTTACTGGAGCACCCTGCGCACTCGCAACATCATCTCGATGCCCGACTGTTGGGAATATCCCTATTTCTGCCAGTGGGACCTGATGGTTCACGCTGTGGCCTTCGCCGAGATCGATCCCGGAGAAGCGAAACGTCAGGCCCGCATGCTGCGTCAGGCCAGCGTGACAGCCAACAACGGTCAGTCACCCGCTTACGAGTGGGCCTTGTCGGATGCCAATCCACCGATCGGAGCCTGGGCCACCCTGCGCATTTTTCAGATCTCGAAGCGCAGCAATGGTCAGAAGGATTTCCCCTTCCTCAGAGCGAGTCTGCGGGAACTCCTGCTCGAATACGGCTGGTGGGCCAACCGCACGGATCGCAATGGTGACAGCCTGTTTGAAGGGGGCTTTCTGGGTCTCGACAACATCGCCATCTTCGATCGTCGCTACCCCCTGAAAGACGGAAGTCGGATCGAACAATCCGATGGGACAGCGTGGATGGGCATGCTCAGTCTGAACATGCTGGAGGCCTGTGTTCTGCTCTCTGATGATCGAGCGGAGTACAAAGGGCTTTGTGAACGATTTGTCAGTGATTTCAGCAGGCTGACCTATGCCCTGAACAGTCCTTCAGGGCGAGGATTCGTGAACTGGGATGAACAGGATGGGTTCTATTACGACGTCTTGAAACGACCGGACGGGAGCTCCGACTACTTAAGGACCCGATCCCTCAGCGGTCTGATCCCTCTGCTTGCAATCGCCACCTTCGATGCCGAAACCGTGAATTCGATTCCAGCCCTGGATGTACGCAACTACATCAATGAACTGGGGAAAGAGCGCGGAGCCCCATTCGATGCGATTTCGCATCTCGGCACCTGGAACCGGGACAGGGTTCTGTTTTCGATCGTTCCTCCAGAGAGACTGCGGCGCATTCTCACCAGAGTGTTCGACGAACAAGAGTTCCTTTCTCCTTACGGCATTCGAAGTCTCTCGAAGGTGTATAAAGACAATCCCTACTCCTACCAGCAGGGAGACGACTACGCAACAATCAGCTACAGCCCAGCGGACAGTCCAGTCGCCATGTTCGGGGGCAACTCCAATTGGCGTGGACCCATCTGGATGCCGATCAACTACCTGCTGATCGAGGCACTTCAAAAATTCAGCCATTTCTTCGGCGACGATTTCAGAATGGAATTTCCTACGGGATCCGGACGAGAACTGAACCTTTGGCAGATTTCATTGGAGCTGGAGAAACGCCTGATTGGCATTTTCCGCCGCGATGCCAACGGTCGACGTGCGTTCAACGGTTCTGTTGAACAGTTCCAGAATGATCCTCTCTGGCGTGATCTCCTCCTGTTCAATGAATACTTCCACGGCTGCAGTGGAGTGGGCGTTGGAGCCAGTCATCAGACAGGTTGGAGTGCCATTGTCGCCAAGATGATCACTCAACTGAATCGCTGGCAGGGCTAA
- a CDS encoding NAD(P)H-quinone oxidoreductase subunit L: MESSVTIETLLNAIPQDTLLVIGAYGVLGAAYLVVVPLFLYFWMNRRWTVMGKLERLGIYGLVFLFFPGLILFAPFLNLRLSGQGDV, encoded by the coding sequence ATGGAATCATCAGTGACGATCGAGACGCTTCTGAATGCCATCCCCCAGGACACCCTTCTGGTGATCGGTGCCTATGGAGTCCTCGGAGCTGCCTATCTGGTGGTTGTTCCTCTGTTTCTTTATTTCTGGATGAACCGTCGTTGGACGGTGATGGGAAAGCTGGAGCGCCTAGGGATCTACGGCCTGGTGTTTCTTTTCTTCCCAGGCTTGATCCTGTTTGCACCGTTCCTCAATCTGCGACTGAGCGGACAGGGAGACGTTTGA
- a CDS encoding DUF3007 family protein translates to MTRAGVLTLGAALFVVGGLGYGAFQALGLEGFSAGIAAESLLVLVVVGWTSSYLFRVITGRMTYMQQRRTYRAEYDALTDQQLQARFDAMTPEEQQALLASVTSDTPPQSQDKDSIEP, encoded by the coding sequence TTGACGCGGGCAGGAGTTCTGACACTGGGTGCCGCCCTGTTTGTGGTCGGCGGGCTGGGATATGGAGCTTTCCAAGCATTGGGGCTTGAGGGATTTTCAGCCGGCATTGCAGCTGAATCCCTTTTGGTTCTTGTTGTTGTTGGTTGGACAAGCAGTTACCTCTTCCGCGTGATCACCGGACGGATGACCTACATGCAGCAAAGGCGCACTTACAGGGCTGAGTACGACGCTCTGACGGATCAGCAGTTGCAAGCTCGTTTCGATGCCATGACTCCAGAAGAACAGCAAGCATTACTGGCCTCAGTCACCAGCGACACGCCTCCTCAATCCCAGGACAAGGATTCAATCGAACCCTAG
- the trpA gene encoding tryptophan synthase subunit alpha: MQPSSRIAEVFANTTREHRLALMPFIVAGDPNLETTAEILLSLQSNGADVVELGLPYSDPLADGPVIQAAAYRALSQNTTASKVLSMLRGLKDRLTMPVVLFTYSNPLLNRGAEQFFAEAADAGVSGLVVPDLPLEEAERLSPLAAQQGLDLVLLVAPTTPEDRRRRIATSSRGFTYLVSVTGVTGERASLQERVAELVLSLKECDAGPVAVGFGISGADQVRQVREWGADGAIIGSALVKRIAAAQPGCAAANAGEFCRELRQAAG; encoded by the coding sequence ATGCAGCCCTCGTCACGAATCGCTGAGGTCTTTGCAAACACCACCCGTGAGCATCGCCTCGCATTGATGCCTTTCATCGTGGCTGGGGATCCGAATCTGGAAACGACGGCTGAGATCCTTCTCAGCTTGCAGTCCAATGGTGCTGATGTGGTGGAACTGGGACTTCCCTACAGCGACCCTTTGGCTGATGGACCTGTGATTCAAGCTGCTGCCTACCGCGCACTGTCTCAGAACACCACGGCATCCAAAGTGCTCAGCATGCTGCGTGGGTTAAAAGATCGTCTGACGATGCCAGTGGTGCTGTTTACCTACAGCAATCCCCTTCTGAATCGTGGTGCTGAACAATTCTTTGCGGAGGCCGCAGACGCAGGCGTCTCAGGACTTGTGGTGCCTGATCTTCCCCTCGAGGAAGCAGAACGTTTGTCTCCCCTTGCTGCTCAACAAGGCCTGGATCTGGTTCTGCTTGTGGCACCGACCACTCCAGAAGATCGCAGGCGCAGAATTGCCACATCGAGCCGAGGATTCACCTATCTCGTCAGTGTCACAGGCGTGACGGGTGAACGTGCATCGCTTCAGGAACGTGTGGCGGAGTTGGTGCTTTCTCTCAAAGAATGCGATGCAGGTCCTGTTGCGGTTGGGTTTGGAATCTCAGGGGCTGATCAGGTTCGTCAGGTGCGTGAGTGGGGCGCTGACGGAGCCATCATCGGCAGTGCCCTCGTCAAAAGAATCGCCGCTGCACAACCTGGTTGTGCAGCGGCGAATGCTGGTGAGTTTTGCCGAGAACTTAGACAGGCTGCGGGCTGA
- a CDS encoding AbrB family transcriptional regulator, which translates to MLTGADLLNKVKELGDVSKSDLVRACGYVSNKKDGGERLNFTAFYEALLEAKGVNLGTAGVGGIGKGGRKLSYVATVQGNGNLLIGKAYTAMLDLKPGDEFEIKLGRKQIRLVPVGGTDEDEE; encoded by the coding sequence ATGCTTACAGGCGCTGACCTACTGAACAAAGTGAAGGAGCTGGGTGATGTCAGCAAGTCTGATCTCGTCCGCGCCTGCGGTTATGTGTCCAACAAAAAGGACGGTGGAGAGCGCCTCAACTTCACAGCCTTCTACGAAGCACTACTCGAAGCCAAGGGTGTCAATCTTGGTACCGCCGGAGTTGGAGGAATCGGCAAGGGAGGCCGCAAACTTTCCTATGTCGCCACTGTTCAAGGCAATGGCAATCTCTTGATCGGTAAAGCCTATACGGCCATGCTCGATCTCAAGCCTGGCGATGAATTCGAGATCAAGCTTGGTCGCAAGCAAATTCGTCTCGTTCCCGTGGGTGGCACTGACGAAGACGAAGAGTGA
- a CDS encoding YciI family protein — protein MARFVLWGLYCEDALEKRVPFRDEHLARLQRLKDDGTLITLGPTEGSTHVFGVFESESESSVRALLEADVYWREGIWTRLDIYSWIQAF, from the coding sequence ATGGCTCGATTCGTTCTCTGGGGGCTGTACTGCGAAGATGCACTTGAGAAAAGAGTGCCGTTTCGTGATGAGCATCTAGCTCGTCTTCAACGTCTTAAGGACGACGGCACCTTGATCACTCTGGGGCCTACCGAGGGAAGCACTCATGTTTTCGGAGTGTTTGAATCGGAGAGTGAATCGTCGGTACGCGCACTGCTCGAAGCGGATGTCTATTGGCGGGAGGGTATCTGGACGCGCCTTGATATCTATTCCTGGATCCAAGCGTTCTGA
- a CDS encoding c-type cytochrome, which produces MRSLLVFAALLIALILAIVPVQSVDALAPDGEQLFDLHCAGCHPNGGNIIRRGRSLKLKDLSKRGLDNPEAIAAIAREGIGQMSGYGHVLGEGNDNVVGDWVWLQAQNAWIQE; this is translated from the coding sequence ATGCGATCACTGTTGGTTTTTGCTGCGCTGTTGATCGCCCTCATCCTTGCCATCGTTCCGGTTCAGAGCGTGGACGCCCTGGCACCGGACGGGGAGCAACTGTTTGATCTTCATTGCGCCGGGTGTCACCCCAACGGTGGAAACATCATCCGCCGCGGCCGTTCACTGAAATTGAAGGATCTATCCAAACGAGGCTTGGACAATCCAGAAGCGATCGCAGCCATTGCCCGAGAGGGAATCGGCCAAATGAGTGGTTATGGCCATGTCCTCGGCGAGGGCAATGACAACGTTGTGGGCGATTGGGTCTGGCTTCAAGCTCAGAACGCTTGGATCCAGGAATAG
- a CDS encoding DUF3136 domain-containing protein — MTASSRTLTIGDLEAGFSSYCQALRRLVSEGRSMPAIQRTICWDYLQRLHRSLPQSYRSPEDLVLRYQRSNQTNETAPKAD; from the coding sequence ATGACAGCCTCGAGCCGCACTCTGACCATCGGTGATCTGGAAGCAGGGTTTTCGAGCTACTGCCAGGCTCTGCGTCGCCTTGTCTCAGAAGGACGATCAATGCCGGCCATTCAGCGAACCATCTGCTGGGACTATCTCCAAAGACTGCATCGGTCACTTCCACAGAGCTATCGCTCCCCTGAGGATCTCGTGCTGCGCTACCAGCGCTCCAATCAGACAAATGAAACAGCCCCAAAGGCAGACTGA